From Pedobacter indicus, a single genomic window includes:
- a CDS encoding SDR family oxidoreductase encodes MTEQNKNKVAFITGGSSGIGLGIAESLLKEGYRVAITSRSKERVDKTVEVLKEIGSGEIIGFKADTRSFEQQKDAVQQTLDKWGKLDVFVANAGVGHFAPVEELTIEQWHETIDTNLTGPFYSIKASVEALKASQGYFITISSLAGTNFFAGGSAYNASKFGLTGFTQAVMLDLRNAGVRVTTIMPGSVATAFNNHEVNNEDHWKIQKEDMGEIVVDLLKMNSRTLPSKIEVRPSKTS; translated from the coding sequence ATGACAGAGCAAAATAAAAACAAAGTAGCGTTCATTACTGGTGGAAGCTCAGGTATCGGGTTAGGAATTGCAGAAAGTTTATTGAAAGAAGGTTATCGGGTAGCGATTACCTCGCGTTCCAAAGAGCGGGTCGATAAAACCGTAGAGGTATTGAAGGAGATTGGTTCCGGCGAGATAATCGGCTTTAAAGCCGATACCCGTTCGTTTGAACAGCAGAAAGACGCTGTTCAGCAAACATTGGACAAGTGGGGGAAACTGGATGTTTTCGTAGCAAATGCGGGTGTTGGGCATTTTGCTCCAGTTGAAGAACTGACCATTGAACAGTGGCACGAGACCATTGACACAAACCTTACGGGTCCATTTTACAGTATAAAAGCATCTGTAGAAGCCTTAAAAGCTAGTCAGGGATATTTTATCACCATATCCAGCCTTGCAGGAACCAATTTTTTTGCAGGAGGATCTGCCTATAATGCAAGTAAATTTGGTTTAACAGGCTTTACGCAAGCTGTTATGCTGGATTTGCGCAATGCCGGAGTCCGAGTGACAACGATAATGCCCGGTTCGGTAGCCACTGCCTTCAATAATCACGAGGTAAATAATGAAGACCATTGGAAAATACAAAAAGAAGATATGGGTGAAATTGTGGTTGATCTCCTTAAAATGAATAGCCGCACGCTTCCAAGTAAAATCGAAGTGAGGCCAAGTAAAACAAGTTAA
- a CDS encoding GMC oxidoreductase: MANNNSGNSFDAIVVGSGISGGWAAKEFTEKGFKTLVLERGKDVKHVKDYPTTNMAPYEFEHNLEVPYAIKKENPIVSRCYAFREDAMHFFVKDKEHPYIQEKPFDWIRGYQTGGKSLLWARQTQRWSDFDFEGPARDGFAVDWPIRYKDIAPWYSYVEKFAGISGNKDNLPQLPDGEFLPAYPLNTVEEYFKGFLHDNYSNRTVISARCAHLSEPQPIHLEQGRAKCMNRVLCQRGCPFGGYFSSNSSTIPWAEKTGNLTLINNAIAESIIVDENTGLAKGVRVIDAETKEVTEYFAKVVFVNGSAVNSVALLLNSKSKVHENGLGNENELLGRYFAFHNYSARISAQYEGDLNFSTDGRNPAGGGYIPRFRNLYKQETDFLRGYAAGFSARRNTYTDQEGIGINLKESLNNPKLGIWNVGSHMMGETIPKKESFIKLDESEKDEWGMPLIRISVDYDENDVKMKADYLDQFEEMFEKAGFINIKRNDATQAPGLDIHEMGGARMGLDPKTSVLNAFNQVHACKNVFLTDGACMTSTSTQNPSLTYMALTARAVDHAISELKKGNI, from the coding sequence ATGGCAAATAATAATTCTGGTAATAGCTTTGATGCTATTGTTGTAGGTTCTGGTATTAGCGGCGGCTGGGCAGCCAAAGAGTTTACAGAAAAGGGATTCAAAACCTTGGTTCTGGAACGTGGGAAAGATGTTAAGCACGTGAAGGATTATCCAACGACGAACATGGCGCCTTATGAATTTGAGCACAATCTTGAAGTCCCTTACGCTATTAAAAAAGAAAACCCCATTGTTAGTCGTTGTTATGCGTTTAGAGAAGATGCAATGCATTTTTTCGTAAAAGACAAAGAGCACCCTTATATACAAGAAAAGCCTTTCGACTGGATACGCGGCTATCAGACTGGAGGAAAATCACTGTTATGGGCACGCCAGACACAGCGCTGGAGCGATTTTGACTTTGAAGGACCAGCGAGGGATGGATTCGCTGTTGACTGGCCAATTCGTTATAAAGATATTGCTCCTTGGTATAGCTATGTAGAAAAGTTTGCCGGTATATCAGGAAACAAAGACAACCTGCCTCAGTTGCCAGATGGTGAATTTTTACCCGCTTATCCGTTGAATACAGTTGAGGAGTACTTCAAAGGTTTTCTACATGATAACTATTCCAATAGAACGGTTATATCGGCAAGGTGCGCACACCTATCCGAACCGCAACCTATACATCTTGAACAAGGGCGCGCGAAGTGTATGAACCGGGTGCTTTGCCAACGAGGTTGTCCGTTTGGTGGTTATTTTAGCAGCAATTCATCAACAATTCCTTGGGCGGAAAAGACTGGCAACCTTACCTTAATTAACAACGCAATCGCAGAATCTATCATTGTCGATGAAAATACGGGTTTAGCAAAAGGGGTACGCGTGATTGACGCAGAAACAAAGGAAGTTACTGAGTATTTTGCGAAAGTTGTATTTGTTAACGGATCTGCCGTTAATTCTGTTGCCCTGCTTTTAAATTCAAAATCAAAAGTACATGAAAACGGCCTCGGGAATGAGAACGAACTGCTTGGACGCTATTTTGCATTCCACAATTATAGTGCGCGGATTTCAGCGCAATACGAAGGGGATTTGAATTTTTCAACGGATGGCCGGAATCCAGCGGGGGGTGGTTATATCCCACGTTTCCGAAATCTTTACAAACAGGAGACTGATTTTCTACGCGGTTATGCGGCTGGGTTTAGTGCGCGTAGAAATACATATACAGATCAAGAGGGGATTGGTATTAACCTCAAAGAATCACTAAACAACCCAAAACTAGGCATTTGGAACGTTGGGTCACATATGATGGGCGAAACCATTCCTAAAAAAGAATCATTCATTAAATTGGACGAATCAGAGAAAGACGAATGGGGAATGCCGCTGATACGGATTTCAGTCGACTACGACGAGAATGATGTTAAAATGAAAGCTGATTATCTTGATCAATTTGAGGAAATGTTTGAAAAAGCCGGATTTATTAACATAAAAAGAAATGACGCTACTCAGGCGCCTGGGTTAGATATTCACGAAATGGGAGGGGCTAGAATGGGGCTCGATCCGAAGACC
- a CDS encoding plastocyanin/azurin family copper-binding protein → MHKDFWGYREVIFMVLTLFSMTAITYAQDQDNSIRTIYIKAIPGLKYDVVKFNVKPGEKVRIVLTNKDEMSHNLLITKPGAREKVVEAALALAEKGPAMNFIPKLPDVLWSIPVISPDESKSVTFTAPNKPGTYPYVCTYPGHGYMMFGEMRVIEEKIVQVVEKKKVPERDTLVDVPPHPYEMKAPYWYRVFVEGASPAAIAVHLPGEISYCWDAAVCKLRFAWKGDFIDNSDLWKGHFDASAKVLGDIFYRDNTEYPLLIGENATVPKVSYKGYRIVDQYPEFHYTINDLDVYERIHPNENGTGFSRTFRIPDIRESLWFVVNLENEAVFYEASAGEWSGNRLLLSADEAKEFTVKMTNFHLQFQKKKN, encoded by the coding sequence ATGCACAAAGATTTTTGGGGCTATAGAGAAGTGATTTTTATGGTGCTCACCTTATTTTCAATGACAGCCATTACTTATGCTCAAGATCAAGACAATTCAATACGAACCATTTATATCAAAGCTATTCCCGGTTTAAAGTACGATGTCGTTAAATTTAATGTTAAACCTGGGGAAAAAGTTAGGATTGTGCTGACGAACAAGGATGAAATGAGTCATAATTTATTGATAACAAAACCTGGTGCACGAGAGAAAGTTGTTGAAGCCGCATTGGCATTAGCGGAGAAAGGTCCTGCTATGAATTTTATTCCAAAACTGCCTGACGTGTTATGGTCGATTCCAGTAATATCTCCCGATGAATCTAAATCAGTCACTTTTACCGCTCCAAACAAACCGGGTACCTACCCTTATGTCTGTACCTACCCAGGACACGGTTATATGATGTTTGGAGAGATGCGTGTTATAGAAGAAAAGATCGTACAAGTGGTCGAAAAAAAGAAAGTTCCCGAGCGGGACACACTTGTTGATGTTCCTCCTCACCCCTATGAAATGAAAGCACCTTACTGGTATCGTGTATTCGTTGAAGGCGCTAGTCCTGCTGCAATCGCCGTACATTTGCCCGGTGAGATTTCCTATTGTTGGGATGCAGCGGTATGTAAGCTGAGATTCGCTTGGAAAGGTGATTTTATTGACAATTCAGATCTTTGGAAAGGACATTTTGATGCTTCTGCCAAAGTATTGGGCGATATCTTCTATCGGGACAATACTGAGTATCCACTTTTAATAGGTGAGAATGCAACTGTCCCAAAGGTTTCTTACAAAGGTTACCGTATAGTAGATCAGTATCCTGAATTTCATTATACGATTAATGACTTAGATGTGTATGAAAGAATTCATCCTAATGAGAATGGAACTGGATTTTCCCGGACGTTTAGAATACCTGACATTCGTGAGTCATTATGGTTTGTTGTGAACTTAGAAAACGAAGCCGTTTTTTATGAGGCGAGTGCAGGCGAGTGGTCTGGCAATCGATTATTATTATCGGCCGATGAAGCTAAAGAATTTACTGTAAAGATGACAAACTTTCATTTGCAATTTCAAAAAAAGAAGAACTGA
- a CDS encoding DUF7133 domain-containing protein — translation MRLRGLIYTLIFFCQFVSVYAQQAYQIKNIKIPENLSAQVGGMDFLPDGRLIACFMRGEIMTFDPKSDKWQLFAKGLQGPLGLLAIDNNEVLVMQLPELTRIKDTDGDGVADLYENAADDFGISGNYHEFNYGPVRDSVGNIYFALNAGSSSGGAGNIRTVVRGKVNPLGREGNDGRRQMFSVVPYRGWVMKLSPDGEATPFASGFRSPNGMGVDLNGNIFVTDNQSDWVETSTLYHLKENHFYGHPASLVWKKEWENRDPFNASISELDSMRTKAAVLFPQGIMANSPSQPLVDASGGKFGPFAGQLFVGEMNRDRIVRVMLEEVAGELQGACIPFIDGQGLNFGNNRLAFDHEGNLWVGQIKFGGWVGHSGIQKIEYTGNMPMEILTMSLTKEGFDLTFTQSVNAKEALTPANYKVHHYKYEYKKKAIDEGIDVSTQVDLKEVDIEDIQLSEDRKKVSLKLADLKPGYVYELKLENIRNSADVPLANTLICYTLNNLLDSSAEIIKKQDKTN, via the coding sequence ATGCGACTAAGAGGGTTAATATATACATTAATTTTTTTCTGCCAGTTTGTTTCAGTATATGCACAACAAGCATATCAGATAAAAAATATTAAAATACCAGAAAATCTCTCTGCACAAGTCGGTGGTATGGATTTTCTTCCTGATGGACGGTTAATCGCTTGTTTTATGCGAGGGGAAATTATGACTTTTGACCCCAAATCTGACAAGTGGCAACTTTTCGCAAAAGGCTTACAGGGACCCCTCGGTTTATTAGCAATTGATAATAACGAAGTCTTGGTTATGCAACTTCCTGAGCTTACGAGAATCAAAGACACTGATGGAGATGGAGTAGCTGATTTATATGAAAATGCAGCGGACGATTTTGGTATCTCCGGTAATTATCACGAGTTTAATTATGGACCGGTAAGAGATAGTGTCGGGAACATTTATTTTGCTTTGAACGCTGGCTCATCATCTGGCGGTGCTGGCAATATTCGCACGGTAGTTCGCGGTAAAGTGAACCCATTGGGCAGAGAGGGTAATGATGGGAGACGCCAAATGTTTTCTGTTGTTCCCTATCGTGGTTGGGTCATGAAACTTTCTCCCGATGGGGAAGCAACACCATTTGCCTCGGGCTTTAGATCCCCCAATGGCATGGGTGTTGATTTGAATGGAAATATTTTTGTGACCGATAATCAAAGCGATTGGGTGGAAACAAGCACCTTGTATCATCTAAAGGAAAATCACTTCTACGGTCATCCTGCAAGTCTTGTTTGGAAAAAGGAATGGGAAAATCGCGATCCGTTTAATGCCTCAATCAGTGAATTAGATAGTATGCGCACCAAGGCAGCGGTGCTGTTTCCTCAGGGAATCATGGCAAATTCACCTTCACAACCTTTAGTAGACGCTAGCGGCGGAAAGTTCGGTCCGTTTGCCGGTCAGCTCTTTGTAGGCGAAATGAATCGTGACCGAATAGTGCGTGTCATGCTTGAGGAGGTCGCTGGTGAACTCCAGGGTGCTTGTATCCCATTTATTGACGGTCAAGGACTGAACTTCGGGAATAACCGTTTGGCTTTTGATCACGAGGGTAACTTATGGGTCGGTCAAATTAAATTTGGGGGATGGGTAGGCCATTCGGGCATACAAAAGATCGAATACACGGGAAACATGCCAATGGAAATCTTAACAATGAGTCTGACTAAAGAGGGTTTCGATCTAACATTCACGCAATCCGTTAATGCTAAAGAAGCCTTAACGCCTGCTAATTACAAAGTACATCATTATAAATATGAATATAAAAAGAAAGCCATTGATGAAGGGATTGATGTTTCTACACAGGTCGATTTGAAGGAAGTTGACATAGAAGATATTCAACTGTCGGAAGACAGAAAAAAGGTTTCGTTGAAATTGGCAGATCTTAAGCCGGGTTATGTATATGAATTGAAACTGGAAAACATCAGAAACTCAGCGGATGTGCCGTTGGCAAATACGCTGATATGCTATACGTTAAATAATTTACTAGACTCATCGGCGGAGATTATTAAGAAGCAAGACAAAACGAATTAA
- a CDS encoding amidohydrolase family protein yields the protein MSKINRKEFFKQGTITSLGLLASNAVIGGTNTSGENTTKMDIETYDLMEEVLKYRKIDGYATSNFSEENLASQLDYANRLGIEKLFIAMPMLSRKETPEEFKSSNDLAIKAMKKFPERLVGQLSMNPLYKQAAMDEIDRCVDQGLRGTRLYNQVKINDPVYYPFIEKFIDLKMIIFMHGEVQLGVGGYRMKYDANKALTTSTPDDFVDVAKRYPEAKFQFAHLGGGGDWEYMCKAFQDYPNIYVDTGGSNNDEYMIDFAFECLGEDRVFYGSDSSYFQSIGRVFASNLSDAQKRKLFYENYHKLLTDY from the coding sequence ATGAGCAAAATAAATCGGAAAGAATTTTTCAAGCAGGGCACCATAACTTCACTTGGTTTATTGGCAAGCAATGCTGTGATAGGTGGCACGAACACTTCTGGGGAGAACACGACGAAAATGGACATCGAAACCTATGATCTTATGGAAGAGGTTTTAAAATATCGGAAGATTGACGGGTATGCTACTTCCAATTTTTCAGAGGAGAATTTAGCTTCACAATTGGATTATGCCAACCGGTTGGGGATTGAGAAACTTTTTATTGCCATGCCTATGCTAAGTCGTAAGGAAACTCCAGAAGAATTTAAAAGCTCTAATGACTTGGCTATAAAGGCAATGAAGAAGTTCCCTGAACGTTTAGTTGGACAACTTAGCATGAATCCTCTTTATAAACAGGCGGCGATGGATGAAATTGATCGTTGTGTAGACCAGGGTTTGCGAGGAACCCGACTTTACAACCAGGTTAAGATTAACGATCCGGTATACTATCCATTTATAGAAAAGTTTATCGATTTAAAGATGATCATTTTTATGCATGGAGAGGTTCAGTTAGGTGTTGGAGGGTATAGGATGAAATATGATGCCAACAAAGCATTGACGACATCAACTCCAGATGACTTTGTTGATGTGGCAAAACGTTACCCGGAGGCAAAATTCCAGTTTGCTCATTTAGGAGGCGGCGGAGATTGGGAGTATATGTGTAAAGCTTTTCAAGATTATCCGAATATCTATGTCGATACGGGTGGGAGCAATAATGATGAATACATGATAGATTTTGCTTTTGAATGTTTAGGAGAAGATCGGGTCTTCTACGGTTCCGACAGCTCTTATTTCCAAAGTATAGGTCGCGTATTCGCTTCTAACCTAAGCGATGCTCAAAAAAGAAAGTTATTTTATGAAAATTATCATAAACTGTTAACTGACTATTAA
- a CDS encoding endonuclease/exonuclease/phosphatase family protein: MNILMNTLSVLLIVLSLLPFIQHQHWVFRVPEFIKLQLLFLQVIVFPLAFVFVQPSAFFWVIQSLQFGLIIYHLYILIRYTKFWRTQKIEKSKFASDKIKIISCNVYQFNKEHDELINLVQNEKPDIVLTMESNSDWERSMQVLEDEYPYQEKVALENTYGMHFYTKLKVINVTTHYFVADDLPSIEAELETADGYRFMFFGVHPPPPSPTEEENSKERDGDLLCVAKKIRSYNDKAVVVTGDFNNVAWAKSSILFKKTSELIDARIGRGILSTFHAKYWFFRVPLDLLFHSPDIIIDKLFIYPSIGSDHFPIGCTFHVDNQSADRQEDEVKELEEDEMEKVDELIEEGNEEQTDNRENVE; this comes from the coding sequence ATGAATATCTTGATGAATACTCTTTCGGTACTCTTAATTGTGCTGAGCCTTTTGCCGTTTATACAACATCAGCATTGGGTGTTTCGTGTGCCGGAATTCATTAAACTACAATTGCTATTCCTGCAGGTCATTGTATTCCCATTAGCATTTGTATTTGTTCAGCCCTCAGCCTTCTTTTGGGTTATACAATCGCTGCAATTCGGATTGATCATATATCACCTCTATATTTTAATACGCTATACCAAGTTTTGGCGCACACAAAAAATTGAGAAAAGCAAGTTCGCTTCAGACAAAATCAAGATTATCTCTTGTAATGTCTATCAATTTAACAAAGAGCATGACGAACTGATCAACCTTGTACAAAACGAAAAACCCGATATTGTTTTGACCATGGAGAGTAACAGCGATTGGGAGCGCTCCATGCAGGTGTTAGAAGACGAGTACCCTTACCAGGAGAAAGTCGCTCTTGAGAATACCTATGGTATGCATTTCTATACAAAATTGAAAGTTATTAACGTTACGACTCATTATTTTGTCGCTGATGACCTTCCCAGTATCGAAGCAGAACTTGAGACAGCAGACGGCTACCGATTTATGTTTTTCGGTGTACATCCGCCACCGCCGAGTCCTACGGAAGAAGAGAATTCAAAAGAAAGGGATGGTGATTTACTATGCGTTGCTAAAAAAATCCGATCATATAATGATAAAGCGGTCGTGGTTACCGGCGACTTCAACAATGTAGCATGGGCGAAAAGTTCTATTCTGTTTAAGAAAACGAGTGAGTTAATTGACGCTCGGATCGGTCGTGGTATCTTATCTACATTTCACGCTAAATATTGGTTTTTTAGGGTTCCATTAGATTTATTATTTCACAGCCCGGATATTATAATCGATAAACTCTTTATTTATCCATCTATTGGTTCAGATCATTTTCCCATTGGATGTACGTTTCATGTTGACAATCAATCAGCGGATAGGCAAGAAGATGAGGTAAAAGAATTGGAAGAAGATGAAATGGAAAAAGTTGACGAATTAATCGAAGAAGGCAACGAAGAGCAAACCGATAACAGGGAGAATGTAGAATAA
- a CDS encoding PglD-related sugar-binding protein: MTTNNYLIYGAGGHAKVLKDLIEKTNLEVYAFFDDSNQISEIKGIEVRPYDASFAPGKLLVLGIGNSRVRKLLFEKVKHGYSILVHPDAVVASDAIIEEGTVVLAGAVIQSGARIGKHVIINANVTIDHDAVVGDFVTTYPGVYVGAEVVIGEGAVINPNSVIMRFSEVPSYYEVGPTEVVDGKL, translated from the coding sequence ATGACGACAAATAACTATCTGATATATGGCGCCGGGGGCCATGCGAAAGTACTAAAAGACTTGATTGAAAAAACGAACCTGGAGGTTTACGCTTTTTTTGATGATTCAAACCAGATTAGTGAAATAAAAGGAATAGAAGTACGGCCGTACGATGCTTCATTCGCCCCTGGAAAGCTGCTTGTGTTGGGAATTGGAAATTCACGTGTCAGAAAACTTCTTTTCGAAAAGGTGAAACACGGTTATTCAATTTTGGTACATCCTGACGCTGTTGTTGCTTCAGACGCTATCATAGAGGAAGGTACTGTTGTCTTAGCCGGCGCGGTTATTCAATCAGGTGCGCGCATCGGGAAGCATGTGATCATCAATGCTAACGTCACGATTGACCATGACGCCGTAGTTGGTGATTTTGTAACCACTTATCCAGGTGTTTATGTAGGGGCCGAAGTTGTGATTGGAGAAGGCGCTGTGATTAATCCGAATAGTGTAATCATGCGTTTTTCCGAAGTTCCGTCTTACTATGAAGTAGGGCCGACGGAAGTTGTGGATGGAAAATTATAG
- a CDS encoding amidohydrolase family protein produces the protein MLIDINAYVGHWPFKQLQYNTCESLLTRMNKFGVNVSVISNLNGIFYKNSQAANRELHEKLRSDKRFSKRFIPFAVINPMYAGWKNDFHESIHKFGMKGLRLYPQYHDYDISDPALVELVKMARDEGIPVAFTIRMVDSRQRSWMDIDYVAGSRKPEWNLANITPIIQLVPDAKYMILNIANGLTLREEMSSIFKKADVLMDTSGRSLNDFHRILNTHGKERFAFGTHAPILDYLTGRLRIDSLREVEADELTKNMIRSENAQRFLGL, from the coding sequence ATGCTCATAGATATCAATGCTTATGTGGGTCATTGGCCGTTTAAGCAGCTACAATATAATACTTGCGAATCACTTTTGACACGGATGAATAAGTTCGGGGTGAATGTTTCTGTAATTAGCAATTTGAATGGAATTTTTTATAAAAATTCCCAAGCTGCTAACAGAGAACTGCATGAAAAACTTCGATCTGACAAGCGTTTCTCTAAACGATTCATACCTTTTGCCGTTATCAATCCCATGTACGCCGGATGGAAAAATGATTTTCATGAAAGTATCCATAAATTTGGTATGAAAGGTTTGCGTCTTTATCCTCAATATCATGATTACGATATCTCCGACCCTGCTTTGGTAGAGCTCGTAAAAATGGCACGCGATGAAGGTATTCCTGTTGCTTTCACCATACGGATGGTCGACAGTCGACAGCGTTCATGGATGGATATCGATTATGTTGCAGGTAGTAGAAAACCCGAATGGAACTTGGCGAATATTACTCCGATCATCCAGCTCGTTCCCGACGCAAAATATATGATTCTCAATATTGCGAATGGACTGACTCTTCGAGAGGAAATGAGCAGTATCTTTAAAAAAGCGGACGTACTTATGGACACATCCGGTCGGTCTTTAAATGATTTCCATCGGATTTTGAATACCCATGGAAAAGAGCGATTTGCCTTTGGTACCCATGCGCCAATTCTCGACTATTTAACGGGTCGACTTAGAATTGATTCTTTAAGGGAAGTCGAGGCTGATGAATTAACTAAAAACATGATTCGAAGTGAAAATGCACAAAGATTTTTGGGGCTATAG
- a CDS encoding gluconate 2-dehydrogenase subunit 3 family protein, with the protein MDRKSFLRNTIILAGGVAFLPYLPSCKGTLGQADIVLAELGETIIPETTTPGSKTLGLHNFIKKMIEDCGDEEQQKLFGKGLVAFESKFNRLNDISFEKANPTQRAEYLKTIETGELEVTEEREMEEKETIEKFYSLIKRLTIRGYTNSKYYMTEVVPYELVPGRYNAFYKIA; encoded by the coding sequence TTGGATAGAAAATCTTTTTTAAGAAATACAATCATTTTGGCGGGCGGGGTTGCCTTTCTGCCATATCTTCCTTCGTGTAAAGGAACACTGGGCCAGGCAGATATTGTTCTGGCAGAACTGGGAGAAACGATCATTCCTGAAACGACGACTCCGGGTAGTAAAACTTTAGGACTGCATAATTTTATAAAAAAAATGATCGAAGACTGTGGTGATGAAGAACAACAAAAATTATTCGGGAAGGGGCTGGTAGCCTTTGAGTCAAAATTTAATCGTCTGAATGACATTAGTTTTGAAAAAGCAAATCCGACCCAGCGTGCAGAATATCTAAAAACAATCGAAACAGGTGAGTTAGAAGTAACGGAAGAGCGGGAAATGGAAGAAAAAGAAACGATCGAAAAGTTTTATTCTCTCATCAAAAGACTAACAATCCGAGGTTATACCAACTCCAAGTATTATATGACAGAGGTAGTTCCTTATGAACTGGTTCCGGGGCGATATAATGCTTTCTATAAAATAGCATAA